One stretch of Acidobacteriota bacterium DNA includes these proteins:
- the argF gene encoding ornithine carbamoyltransferase translates to MPRSLCQITDLTAQEVHEVFDLCRRMKSGEIAPKPLAGRSVACIFTKPSLRTRVSFEVGISQLGGHAMMVTDAEIQLGKRETIADAARVLSRYLGLIMIRTFEQADVEELARWAAVPVVNGLTDLVHPCQILGDYFTVMEHVQKKDRYKIAYLGDGNNVVNSWLNLASLIPMDLRIGTDRDCQPAAEFIERARRNTDSRVLVTDDPKEAVADADVVYTDVWASMGQKHLAEQKERKLQRFQVNSSLMSGVNPKAIVMHCLPAERGREITDEVMDGPQSVVFEEAENRLHVQKAIMAFLLK, encoded by the coding sequence ATGCCGCGTTCATTGTGCCAGATTACCGACCTGACCGCTCAAGAGGTCCATGAAGTATTTGACCTCTGCCGCCGAATGAAATCCGGTGAAATAGCCCCGAAGCCATTGGCCGGCAGGTCGGTAGCCTGCATTTTCACCAAACCATCTCTGCGGACCCGTGTCTCCTTTGAGGTGGGTATCAGCCAGCTTGGCGGTCATGCCATGATGGTGACCGATGCGGAAATCCAGCTTGGCAAGCGGGAGACGATTGCCGACGCCGCTCGGGTGCTGTCCCGGTACCTCGGTCTGATCATGATCCGGACTTTCGAGCAGGCCGACGTTGAAGAGCTTGCCCGGTGGGCCGCCGTGCCGGTGGTCAACGGGCTTACCGACCTGGTACATCCCTGCCAGATTCTGGGCGACTATTTCACCGTAATGGAGCACGTCCAGAAGAAAGATCGCTACAAAATAGCTTATCTGGGCGACGGGAACAACGTGGTCAACAGCTGGTTGAACCTTGCCTCACTGATCCCCATGGATCTGCGGATAGGTACCGACCGTGACTGCCAGCCCGCGGCCGAGTTCATTGAACGGGCCCGCCGAAATACCGACAGCCGTGTTCTCGTTACGGACGATCCTAAAGAAGCAGTGGCCGATGCCGATGTAGTTTATACGGATGTTTGGGCCTCCATGGGGCAGAAACATCTGGCGGAACAGAAGGAACGAAAACTACAGAGGTTTCAGGTAAATAGTTCTCTGATGAGTGGGGTGAATCCAAAGGCCATCGTGATGCACTGCCTGCCGGCCGAACGAGGCAGGGAGATAACCGACGAGGTTATGGATGGTCCCCAGTCGGTGGTCTTCGAAGAGGCGGAGAACAGGCTACACGTTCAGAAGGCCATTATGGCCTTTCTGCTGAAGTAG
- a CDS encoding M28 family peptidase, translating into MLKRIILVVASLILSSAISIRADDIGLLSLTSQAQVERAEAILGQAYGKVSGKFIVVVSEETRRSLARAGMHPEIVLPGADVSDACLVLRPCARPEVSGVDIDRFGRTVDLGQGIRLAQMSRVAASTLSATTEYKAIPLSDNPVGFHFNPPTVSLPGWRQEQYPVDTVADLVQLDSVYAYCTRLEDYYTRYIGTDSINAARDWMVQKFLDWGYTDISTPEFAVQTNLCYNVHVVKPGYAEPDRVIVIGAHYDATTYPQSLPPWECAPGADDNASGTAAVLEAARILADIPLRKTVVFIPFSAEEQGLVGSGLAARNFQAAGTDIEMMYNLDMIGYIEGPSFDLQLLGGRNEVYRDLTAAAAARLTPLTVSIVPVYALSDHYPFYQRGYDIVYAHERVQTPGYHTVNDVSSLLTFTFMTEAVRMSLASVAIVAESPSAPAVSLIDVGDGQALELQWSGCRPEYTYTVYHGDSPGVYTDSAVVAGGACSYVWSGLAEGVPAYFAVAAVTADGYRSLGAVEYSETPLVFPRSPRSPMAESDSALIELSWMENTEVDFAYYNVYRQITGLGSFVLYRSPVAETTMVDTSVMGQIEYSYRITAVDLDGNESAPSEIVSAFAGTFDGGVVIVDAFSEENQYIPDQAAQVAFFDTIMADLPYGLVVLEEISDTLSRSQVGQYSSLIWIDDDPGRKTIDVNTDVLAWYAGYSTNMLVSGYWTIQSWSDSPVPVDHMLYQDFMVSGYTYWGTPDFVGAFGQNGWPSVQIDPIRGLTEWPNIPALQVRPGATVIYTYDSFMDLDFEGEPVGVAYDGPTGKRIALSFPIYYLTPSSSRALMSKVIEYFGEEFVPVDNGDIDGDGRVDIGDLTLMIDYMFMSKLPLSDPNAADIDSDCVIDIGDLTMMIAYLFIGGVDLLPGCVE; encoded by the coding sequence GTGCTCAAGAGAATAATCCTTGTTGTTGCCTCTCTGATTCTCTCCTCGGCTATCTCGATCAGGGCGGACGACATCGGTCTGCTTTCGTTGACCAGTCAGGCTCAGGTAGAACGGGCGGAAGCCATCCTGGGGCAGGCCTACGGCAAGGTCAGCGGTAAGTTCATTGTCGTCGTGTCCGAGGAAACGCGGCGAAGTCTTGCACGGGCCGGCATGCATCCCGAAATCGTGCTGCCGGGCGCAGATGTTTCCGATGCCTGCCTCGTACTCCGACCGTGCGCGCGGCCCGAAGTCTCCGGGGTCGATATTGACCGGTTCGGGCGAACGGTCGATCTCGGCCAGGGAATTCGCCTCGCGCAGATGAGCCGTGTGGCGGCCTCGACACTCTCCGCAACGACCGAGTATAAGGCCATTCCACTCTCGGATAACCCGGTCGGTTTTCACTTCAACCCTCCGACCGTCTCGCTGCCGGGATGGCGGCAGGAGCAGTATCCTGTTGATACCGTGGCGGACCTTGTGCAACTCGACTCCGTTTACGCGTACTGTACCAGGCTGGAGGATTACTACACACGGTACATTGGGACCGATTCGATAAACGCCGCCAGGGACTGGATGGTTCAGAAGTTCCTTGACTGGGGGTACACGGACATCTCGACGCCCGAGTTCGCGGTGCAGACCAACCTTTGCTACAACGTACACGTCGTCAAGCCCGGCTATGCTGAGCCCGACCGGGTGATTGTGATCGGTGCTCACTACGATGCGACAACCTACCCGCAGTCCTTACCGCCGTGGGAGTGCGCCCCGGGTGCCGATGACAACGCTTCCGGTACCGCGGCCGTACTCGAGGCGGCCCGGATTCTTGCAGACATACCGCTAAGGAAAACGGTGGTCTTTATACCGTTCTCGGCTGAAGAGCAGGGTCTTGTCGGCTCCGGACTGGCGGCCCGGAACTTCCAGGCCGCGGGTACCGACATCGAGATGATGTATAACCTTGACATGATCGGCTATATTGAAGGTCCCTCGTTTGATCTCCAGTTGCTCGGAGGCAGGAACGAGGTGTACCGTGATCTGACGGCGGCTGCCGCCGCTCGCCTCACTCCGCTCACCGTATCTATTGTTCCCGTTTATGCTCTCTCGGATCACTACCCGTTCTATCAGCGGGGTTACGATATCGTCTATGCACATGAAAGAGTGCAGACTCCAGGGTATCACACCGTGAATGACGTGTCGTCACTGCTCACCTTTACCTTTATGACGGAGGCCGTCAGGATGAGCCTTGCTTCCGTGGCGATCGTGGCCGAGTCACCGTCGGCTCCCGCTGTGAGTCTCATCGACGTCGGCGATGGTCAGGCACTCGAGCTTCAATGGTCCGGCTGTCGTCCCGAGTATACTTACACGGTTTATCACGGGGACAGCCCGGGCGTCTACACTGATTCCGCGGTAGTTGCCGGGGGCGCCTGCTCCTACGTATGGAGCGGCCTGGCCGAGGGCGTCCCGGCTTACTTCGCCGTGGCGGCTGTTACCGCCGACGGCTACCGGTCCCTGGGGGCCGTTGAGTACTCTGAAACACCCCTGGTCTTTCCTCGTTCACCGAGAAGTCCGATGGCGGAGTCCGACTCCGCCCTCATAGAGCTTTCGTGGATGGAAAACACCGAGGTCGACTTCGCCTACTACAACGTCTACCGGCAGATTACAGGGCTGGGGAGTTTCGTACTATACAGGTCTCCGGTTGCCGAAACGACTATGGTTGACACCAGCGTCATGGGGCAGATCGAATACAGCTACCGGATAACGGCGGTTGATCTGGACGGTAACGAATCAGCGCCCTCTGAAATTGTCAGCGCCTTTGCCGGTACCTTTGACGGCGGGGTGGTCATTGTCGACGCCTTTTCCGAGGAAAACCAGTACATCCCCGACCAGGCGGCGCAGGTGGCCTTTTTTGACACCATAATGGCCGACCTGCCGTATGGTCTGGTGGTGCTCGAGGAGATCAGCGATACTCTCAGCCGGTCCCAGGTCGGTCAGTATTCCTCGCTTATCTGGATTGATGATGACCCGGGTCGCAAGACAATCGATGTGAACACTGACGTCCTGGCCTGGTATGCCGGATACAGCACCAATATGCTTGTCTCCGGCTACTGGACGATCCAGAGCTGGTCGGATTCGCCGGTCCCCGTGGACCATATGCTGTATCAGGATTTCATGGTCTCCGGATACACGTACTGGGGGACGCCGGACTTTGTCGGTGCCTTCGGTCAGAACGGATGGCCGTCGGTCCAGATTGATCCCATCCGTGGGCTGACGGAGTGGCCGAACATTCCGGCCTTGCAGGTCAGGCCCGGAGCTACCGTTATCTACACGTACGACTCGTTTATGGATCTTGATTTTGAAGGGGAACCGGTGGGCGTGGCCTATGACGGGCCAACGGGGAAGCGCATTGCCCTGTCGTTTCCGATTTACTACCTGACACCGTCCTCGTCGCGGGCGCTGATGAGCAAGGTGATCGAGTACTTCGGTGAGGAGTTCGTGCCGGTCGACAACGGAGACATCGACGGAGACGGCCGGGTGGATATCGGCGATCTCACTTTGATGATCGACTACATGTTCATGTCGAAGCTGCCGCTCTCCGACCCGAATGCCGCCGATATCGACTCTGACTGTGTTATCGACATTGGCGATCTTACAATGATGATCGCCTACTTGTTCATAGGCGGGGTTGATCTTCTCCCGGGCTGTGTCGAGTAG
- a CDS encoding PaaI family thioesterase, producing MDEIIRYRHCFVCGDQNRHGLKARFYYDGRQAVSEVTAEEDFEGYRGIYHGGIITALLDEVMIKAILALGICAVTAEMNVKFTRPVRTGEKLRLAGSIRSSKGRLYITEGTAVNEAGNICATAGGKYLEAGPQLGATLTESICRD from the coding sequence ATGGATGAGATTATACGGTACCGCCACTGTTTCGTCTGTGGTGATCAGAACCGCCACGGCCTGAAAGCGCGTTTTTACTACGACGGTCGCCAGGCCGTCTCGGAGGTCACAGCCGAGGAGGATTTCGAGGGCTACCGGGGGATCTACCATGGCGGCATTATCACGGCATTGCTCGACGAGGTGATGATAAAGGCCATTTTAGCCCTGGGTATCTGCGCGGTTACGGCCGAGATGAACGTCAAGTTCACGAGACCGGTGCGAACCGGTGAAAAACTCCGTCTGGCGGGGTCGATCCGTTCCTCGAAGGGTCGGCTGTACATTACCGAGGGTACGGCTGTCAACGAGGCCGGGAATATCTGTGCCACGGCCGGCGGCAAGTATCTCGAGGCTGGACCCCAACTGGGAGCAACTCTCACGGAGTCTATCTGCCGGGATTAG
- a CDS encoding M20/M25/M40 family metallo-hydrolase, whose translation MSRVAASTLAMTTAYKVIALQDNPVFFHFKPPTVASPAWRLDGYPVDTLAGYVLEDSVQAYDTILENFYTRHIRTDSIHRARDWMVQKFLDWGYTDVTTPSFPATDYYDPYDSVPCYNVKVVKPGYAEPDRIIVIGAHYDATTYYQDVPPWVHAPGADDNASGTAAVLEAARVLADVPLRKTVVFIPFSAEEGGLHGSSKEARDYRAAGSNVEVMMNYDMIGFSAYSSDFELQGGDNLVYRDVTAAAAVRVTDLNPLFYEISGGSDHYAFWEQGYDIVCGSEPTFTPGFHTENDNSSLLDFEYMTEAVRMATVSAAIIAESPSQPITALVDAGDGQSLNIDWLNCQPDVSYVVYRGESPGVYTDSVEVGTGVCSYVWTGLAEGIRSYFFVSGTADNGYPTLSAVEVSEVPLLYPRAPQGPVATTDSAVVDLSWAENAEADFAYYNVYRRIAQVGDFTLYKSEVTDPSLADTSVVGHVQYSYRITAVDLDGYESAPSEVVSAYAATFDGGPVIVDAFSKENQYIPDQVAQVAFFDTIMADLPYDLVVLEEISDALNRSQAGQYSSLIWIDDDPGRKTIDLSSDALTWYAGYSGNMLISGYWTIQSWSASPVPVDHTLYQDFMISGYTYWGSPDYVGAFGQNGWPSIQMDPSRGLMEWPNIPALQVRPGATVIYTYDSFMDLDFEGEPVGVAYDGPTGKRIALSFPMYYLTPASSQALMSKVIEYFGEAFVPADNGDLNGDQVVDIGDLTLMIDYLFISMQPLSDPNTADINSDCVIDIGDLTTLIAYLFISEIELLPGCVE comes from the coding sequence ATGAGTCGCGTAGCGGCCTCGACTCTGGCCATGACGACCGCGTACAAGGTAATCGCGTTGCAGGACAACCCGGTCTTTTTCCATTTCAAACCGCCGACGGTTGCATCGCCTGCGTGGCGGCTGGACGGCTATCCCGTCGATACGCTGGCCGGTTACGTGCTCGAGGATTCAGTCCAGGCCTATGACACGATCCTGGAGAATTTTTACACCCGTCACATACGGACGGATTCGATTCACCGTGCCCGCGACTGGATGGTGCAGAAATTCCTTGACTGGGGGTACACCGACGTCACCACACCTTCGTTCCCTGCAACTGATTACTACGATCCATATGACAGTGTGCCCTGCTACAACGTCAAAGTCGTCAAGCCGGGTTACGCTGAACCGGACCGCATCATAGTTATCGGAGCCCATTACGATGCGACAACGTACTATCAGGATGTCCCTCCCTGGGTACACGCTCCGGGGGCCGACGATAATGCCTCCGGCACAGCGGCCGTGTTGGAAGCTGCCCGTGTCCTGGCCGACGTTCCCCTCAGGAAAACGGTAGTGTTCATTCCGTTTTCCGCTGAGGAGGGGGGCCTTCACGGTTCGAGCAAGGAAGCCCGGGATTACCGCGCTGCCGGCAGCAACGTCGAAGTGATGATGAACTACGACATGATCGGCTTCAGCGCGTATTCCTCGGATTTCGAGCTGCAGGGAGGCGACAATCTGGTGTACCGTGACGTGACGGCTGCCGCCGCCGTGCGTGTCACGGACCTGAACCCGCTGTTCTACGAAATCTCCGGCGGATCGGATCACTACGCCTTCTGGGAGCAGGGCTATGACATCGTCTGTGGCTCTGAACCCACCTTTACCCCCGGGTTCCATACCGAGAACGATAATTCGTCACTCCTGGACTTTGAGTACATGACTGAAGCGGTCAGGATGGCGACGGTTTCGGCTGCGATCATAGCCGAATCACCGTCCCAACCGATCACGGCCCTCGTCGATGCCGGTGACGGTCAGTCTCTTAACATAGACTGGTTGAACTGTCAGCCGGACGTGTCCTATGTAGTCTATCGCGGTGAAAGCCCGGGCGTCTATACTGACAGCGTTGAAGTCGGCACCGGCGTGTGCTCCTACGTCTGGACCGGACTGGCCGAGGGGATCCGAAGCTACTTTTTCGTGTCCGGAACGGCAGACAACGGCTACCCCACGCTGTCCGCCGTCGAAGTCTCGGAGGTGCCGCTGCTGTATCCGCGCGCTCCGCAGGGTCCCGTCGCCACGACGGACTCGGCCGTTGTAGACCTTTCCTGGGCCGAGAACGCCGAGGCTGATTTTGCCTATTATAACGTCTATCGGCGGATTGCCCAGGTAGGCGATTTCACGCTGTACAAGTCTGAAGTGACGGATCCGAGTCTGGCCGATACCAGCGTAGTAGGACACGTCCAGTACAGCTACCGGATAACGGCGGTCGATCTGGACGGTTACGAGTCAGCGCCCTCTGAGGTTGTCAGCGCGTATGCCGCCACCTTTGACGGCGGGCCGGTCATTGTCGACGCGTTCTCCAAAGAGAACCAGTACATCCCCGACCAAGTGGCACAGGTGGCCTTCTTTGATACTATAATGGCCGATCTGCCGTACGATCTGGTGGTGCTCGAGGAGATCAGCGATGCTCTCAACCGGTCCCAGGCCGGTCAGTATTCTTCGCTTATCTGGATTGATGATGACCCGGGTCGCAAGACAATCGACCTGAGCAGTGACGCCCTGACCTGGTATGCAGGGTACAGCGGTAACATGCTCATCTCCGGCTACTGGACGATCCAGAGCTGGTCGGCTTCGCCGGTTCCCGTGGACCATACGCTGTATCAGGATTTCATGATCTCCGGATACACGTACTGGGGGTCGCCGGACTACGTCGGTGCCTTCGGTCAGAACGGATGGCCGTCGATCCAGATGGATCCCAGCCGTGGGCTGATGGAGTGGCCGAACATTCCGGCTCTGCAGGTCAGGCCCGGAGCTACCGTCATCTACACGTACGACTCGTTTATGGACCTTGATTTTGAAGGGGAACCGGTGGGCGTAGCCTATGACGGGCCGACGGGGAAGCGGATTGCCCTGTCGTTTCCGATGTACTACCTGACACCGGCCTCGTCGCAGGCGCTGATGAGCAAGGTGATCGAGTACTTTGGCGAGGCGTTCGTGCCGGCCGACAACGGCGATCTGAACGGCGACCAGGTGGTGGATATCGGCGATCTTACTTTGATGATCGACTACCTGTTCATCTCGATGCAGCCTCTATCCGACCCGAATACTGCCGATATTAACTCTGACTGTGTTATCGACATTGGCGACCTGACGACTCTGATCGCATACCTGTTTATCAGCGAGATCGAGCTTCTTCCCGGTTGTGTAGAGTAG
- the hslU gene encoding ATP-dependent protease ATPase subunit HslU yields MKDDYPTPRQIVEHLDVYIIGQDEAKKSVAIALRNRWRRQNAPEELRAEIMPNNIIMIGPTGVGKTEIARRLADLAAAPFLKVEASKFTEVGYVGRDVESMVRDLVDIGVNMVKTEKSRHLAAQAQHNATERLLDLLLGRPAKSEKPGEGEPDVSEQGTATREKFRSMLLAGKLDQREVELEAPQTQYPVVEIFSPMGMEELGVNFQEMFSGLLPKRTKRRKIPVREAKKFLVNEELGKLVNMDDVIAEALERMQESGIVFIDEIDKIVGDNSRTGPDVSREGVQRDILPIVEGGGVMTKYGMVHTDHVLFIAAGAFHASRPSDLIPELQGRFPIRVELNSLTAGDFERILTEPKSALVTQYKALLKTEGVNLEFTPGAVRMIAEIAERVNMETENIGARRLHTVMTTLLEDILFEPPVKRRKVTITARTVEKKLSTIIENKDLSRYIL; encoded by the coding sequence ATGAAGGACGACTATCCGACCCCTCGCCAAATCGTCGAACATCTCGATGTCTACATAATCGGTCAGGACGAGGCCAAGAAGTCCGTTGCCATCGCCCTGAGAAACCGCTGGCGACGACAAAACGCGCCCGAAGAGTTGCGCGCCGAAATCATGCCGAACAACATCATCATGATCGGCCCGACGGGCGTCGGCAAGACCGAGATCGCCCGGCGTCTGGCCGACCTGGCCGCCGCTCCGTTCTTGAAAGTCGAGGCCTCCAAGTTCACCGAAGTCGGGTACGTGGGGCGTGATGTCGAGTCCATGGTCCGGGACCTGGTTGATATCGGCGTGAATATGGTCAAGACCGAGAAGTCCAGGCACCTTGCGGCTCAGGCTCAGCACAACGCCACGGAGCGGCTGCTCGATCTTCTTCTGGGCAGGCCGGCCAAGTCCGAAAAACCGGGGGAGGGCGAGCCGGATGTCTCCGAGCAGGGAACGGCCACCAGGGAGAAGTTCCGCAGCATGCTCCTGGCCGGAAAGCTTGATCAGCGCGAAGTCGAGCTTGAAGCTCCGCAGACGCAGTACCCCGTTGTTGAAATCTTCTCACCGATGGGCATGGAGGAACTGGGTGTCAATTTCCAGGAGATGTTCTCCGGGCTCCTGCCCAAGCGAACCAAGCGGCGCAAGATACCGGTACGAGAGGCCAAAAAATTCCTCGTTAACGAGGAACTGGGCAAACTGGTCAACATGGACGACGTCATCGCCGAGGCGCTCGAACGCATGCAGGAATCCGGTATTGTCTTCATCGATGAAATCGACAAGATCGTCGGCGACAACAGCAGAACCGGACCCGATGTCAGCCGCGAAGGCGTGCAGCGCGATATCCTGCCCATCGTGGAAGGCGGGGGCGTCATGACCAAGTACGGTATGGTCCACACCGACCATGTTCTCTTCATCGCCGCCGGCGCCTTTCACGCTTCCAGACCGTCAGACCTGATACCGGAGTTGCAGGGGCGGTTCCCCATCAGGGTAGAGCTCAATTCCCTTACGGCCGGCGATTTCGAGCGCATCCTGACCGAGCCTAAGTCGGCGCTTGTCACCCAGTACAAGGCACTGCTGAAAACCGAGGGCGTCAACCTGGAATTCACGCCGGGGGCCGTCAGGATGATTGCCGAGATAGCCGAGCGGGTCAACATGGAAACAGAAAACATCGGTGCGCGTCGTCTGCACACCGTGATGACCACGCTGCTTGAGGACATCCTTTTCGAACCGCCGGTCAAACGACGCAAGGTGACAATCACGGCCCGGACCGTCGAGAAAAAGCTCTCGACGATCATCGAGAACAAAGATCTGAGCAGGTACATTCTGTAA
- the liaF gene encoding cell wall-active antibiotics response protein LiaF → MSVHKLLFGAFLILIGLLLLGRTTGLFFFSTGNLSRLLLPVLLVILGFWVIARKRQHERLDEARVRVEDVTSDRPRSDSAGAPTDIGTGVGRAAEAPTFSAPGKVKYSKVFGDIFVDCRDVDLQSIEVSTVFGDAEIKLHGGRLAKGLNRMVISGFVGNARILVPSDMPILARCSSFIGDVELLGRRSSGFGNSVEGQTPNYREAESKLYIATNSFIGDVRIYMV, encoded by the coding sequence ATGAGTGTACACAAACTACTGTTCGGCGCTTTTCTTATCCTTATAGGCTTGTTACTGCTGGGCAGAACCACCGGCCTTTTCTTTTTCTCGACCGGGAATCTCTCGCGCCTGCTTCTCCCGGTGTTGCTCGTCATCCTGGGCTTCTGGGTGATTGCCCGCAAGAGGCAACATGAACGGCTGGACGAAGCGAGAGTCCGGGTCGAAGACGTCACTTCCGACCGGCCACGGAGCGATAGCGCCGGGGCGCCAACCGATATTGGAACCGGGGTCGGGCGTGCGGCGGAGGCCCCCACCTTTTCCGCGCCGGGCAAGGTCAAGTACAGCAAGGTGTTCGGGGACATCTTTGTCGATTGCCGGGACGTCGACCTGCAGTCGATCGAGGTCTCTACGGTTTTTGGTGACGCCGAAATAAAGCTGCACGGAGGCAGGCTCGCCAAAGGTCTTAACAGGATGGTCATCTCCGGGTTCGTAGGCAATGCACGCATCCTGGTCCCGAGTGACATGCCCATATTAGCCCGGTGTTCCAGCTTCATTGGCGACGTGGAGTTGCTCGGCAGGCGATCATCCGGTTTCGGCAACAGCGTTGAAGGACAGACCCCCAACTACCGGGAGGCTGAATCCAAGCTGTATATCGCCACCAACAGCTTCATCGGGGACGTCCGCATCTACATGGTCTGA